The Archangium primigenium genomic interval CTGTCCGTGGTGCCCGGGCCCACCCGGCGCTTCGAGGTGCTGCGCGAGCACATGGGGCCCGCGCGCGTGGGCGAGCCCGAGCCCTTCACCCTCCAGGCGGTGGACGCCTGGGACAACCCCACCGACTACACCGGCCCGGTGCTCCTGGGCACCCAGCCCACGGACGCGGACTTCACCCCCGGCGCCCTCGCCCTGGTGGACGGCCGGGCCTCGTTCACCGCCCTCTTCCGCCAGGCCCGCCCCCAGTCGCTCGGGGTGTGGGATCCCCACCAGCCGGAAGTCCGGGGCACGTCGGCGCCGCTCGGGGTGAGCCCCGGCCCCCCGGTGCGCCTGCGGGTGACGGACGTGGAGGGGCCCGTGCGCGCCGGCGAGCCCTTCGCCCTCACGCTGGAGGCCCTGGACCGCTTTGGCCACCGCGCCCAGACGCCCTTGTCGGTGACGCTCGCCGCGCCGGGCGTGCCCAAGGGCGCGCTGAGCCCCACCACCAGCGGCACCTTCGTCGGGACGACGACGCTCCGGGTCACGCTCACCGCCGCCGTGCGCGAGACGCACCTGGTGCTGGAGGAGGAGAGTGGCGAGGGCCCCCCCGGACTGAGCGCCACCACGGGCGGCTTCACCGTGCGGCCCGGCCCCACCCGGCGGCTGCTCGTGGAGGACACCCCGGTCGCGCCCACCGCGGGCGGCGCCTTCCCCGTGCGCCTGTCCGCCGTGGACGCGTGGGGCAACCCCACCGAGGACGTGCACGACCTCACGCTCGGCACCGAGGGCCCCGAGGACCTGGGCCTCACCCCCACCCGCTTCGCGAGCTTCCAGGGCACGGCCCACGTCTCCGTCACCCTGACCCGGGCCCACGTGCCCACGCGCCTCACCGTGGAGGCGGGCGGCGTGAAGGGCCAGCAGGCCAAGGCCTTCACCGTCCAGGCCGGGCCCTTCGCCGGCTACGCGCTCACGGGCCCCGCGTGCATCACCGAGACCGACCACTGGTCGCTCGGCGTGATGGCCCGGGATGCCTGGGGCAACCGCGTGCCCGGCTACACGGGCAAGGCGCGCCTGTCCGTCGCGCCCCGGGGCACGCCGAGCCCCGGCGAGACGGCGCCCTTCGTCTCGGGCCGCACCTGGCTGCAGCTGAGCCTCAACGAAATCCGCGCGCCCCGGACGGGCGTGACGCTCACCGCGCGGGACACGGCCGACGCGGACAAGCAGGGCACGCTCGACCTGTCCCTCCAGACGAGCTGTCCGTGAACCCCCGGAGCACGCCCCATGCGGATCCGCACCCGACTGCTCCTCGTGCTCATCGCCACCGCCGCGCTGCCCACGGGCGCGGTGGGGTGGCTCACCTACCGGGGCGCGGAGAGCGCCCTGTCCGAGGCGGTGGCCAGCCAACACCAACGCACGGCGCTCGCCGAGGCGGAGCACGCCCGGGCGCACGTGCGCACCGTGGCGGCGGAGTTGGAAGGGGCGCTCGTGCACCAGGACCCCTGGGCCCTGGGCCCCGCGGACACCCAGGAGTTCCTCACCCGCGTCTTCCTGCGCCGCGAGCGGCTGGCGCTCGTGGGCCTGCTCGACGCGGGCGGGGGGATGACGGCGAGCGTCTTCGTGGACGATGCCGAGGCCTTCGCGCGGCGCGAGCCCCAGTTCCGCCGCCACGACACCGTCTCCGCCGCCGAGGTGGCGGACTTCCGGCGCCGGGCCGTGGACGTGCTCGCGCGCCTGCCTCCGGGTGAGGCCCACGCCGTCTCCCCGCCCTACCTCACGGCCACCCGCCAGCGCCCCGCCGTGGTGGTGGTGGCGCGCTCGCCCCGGGACGCGGGCGGGGGACTGGCCGCGGAGCTGGGCCTGGAGGAGCTGTCCGCGCGGCTCGGGGCGGGCTCCCGGCGGGGCGCGGGCGCCGAGCGCGCCTTCCTGCTCGACGCGCGCGGGCGGCTGCTGCTGGACGGCGACGAGGCGCACGAGCGGGCGTCGGCGGACTTCTCGGCGCGCCTGCCCCCGGTGGTGGGCGCCCGGGCCCCCGGCCTGGGCACGTACGAGGACGGGGGCCAGGCGTGGCTCGCCGCCTACAGCCCGGTGCCGGAGCTGGGGTGGGTGGCCGTGGTGGCGCGGCCCCGGGACGAGGCCCTCGCGCCCCTGCTCGCGCTCGCCCGGGGCTCCTTCGGCGTGCTGGAGCTCGCGCTGCTCGGAGTGCTCGTCCTGGCGCCGCTGCTCGCGCGGGCCCTGGCCCGGCCCATCGCCCGGCTCGCGGACGGCGCGCGGGCGCTCGCCCGAGGAGAGCTTACCCACCGCCTGCCCCCCGAACGCGCGGATGAGCTCGGGGACCTGGCGCGCGCCTTCAACGACATGGGCCAGGAACTGCAGCGGGCCCACGAGGAGCTCGTGCGCTTCAACGGCCAGCTCCAGACCCAGGTGGACGAGCGCACCCGCGAGCTGCGCGAGGCCCAGGACCAGCTCTCGCGCAGCCAGCGCCTGGCCGCCATGGGGGACCTGGCGGCCGGCATGGCGCACGAGATGAACAACCCGCTGGCCGCCATCCTCGGCAACGTGCAGCTCGTGCTCCTGGACCTGCCGCCGGCCGAGGACCCGCACCGGATGCTCACCGCGGTGCAGCAGCAGGCCCAACGCATCGCCGGCATCGTGCGCGAGCTGCAACTGCTCTCCGAGCGCCAGCACCGGGGCCGCCAGGCGCTGGACCTGCACCGGGTGCTCCAACAAGCGCTGCACACACGTGACGCGGAGCTCGTCCGGGGCGGCGTGCGCGTGGACTGCCAGTTCCACCCGGGCGAGGCGCGGGTGCTCGGCGACACCCAGGCCCTGGGCGACGTCTTCGCCCGGCTGCTGTGCAACGCGCTCAACGCCCTCAAGGACCGGCCCGAGCGCACGCTGACGCTGGCCACGCGCGTGGTGGACACGCAGCTGGTGCGCGTGGAGCTCCGGGACACGGGCCGGGGCATCGCCCGCGAGCACCTGGACCGCATCTTCAACCCCTTCTTCACCACCAAACAGGAGTGGACGGGCCGGGGCTTGTCGCTCGCCGTGTGCCACCGCGTGGTGGAGGACCATGGCGGCACCCTCACCCTCCACAGCGACGAGGGCGTGGGCACCACCGTCACCCTCGTGCTCCCGGCGGCCCCGGCGGCCCGCCCCCTCGCGTGAGTCCTCTCGCAAACGGTCCACGCGCCGGGACGGGCGCCGCCCGAATTACGACTCGCGGGTGCCCGACGAGGCGTTTATAAGGTGGAACTTCGCGCCCACCGCGACCAACCAGATCAGGAGAACCCCATGGCTTTCGAACTGCCGCCGCTGCCGTACGCCCACGACGCCCTGCAGCCGCACATCTCCAAGGAGACCTTGGAGTACCACCACGACAAGCACCACAACACCTACGTGGTGAACCTCAACGGCCTCATCCCCGGCACCCAGTTCGAGGGCAAGAGCCTGGAGGAGATCATCAAGGCCTCCTCCGGTGGCATCTTCAACAACGCGGCCCAGGTGTGGAACCACACCTTCTACTGGCACTGCCTGTCGCCCAACGGCGGCGGTCAGCCCACGGGCGCGCTGGCGGACGCGATCAACGCCACGTTCGGCTCCTTCGACAAGTTCAAGGCGGAGTTCACCAAGATCTCCGTGGGCACCTTCGGCTCCGGCTGGGGCTGGCTGGTGAAGAAGGCGGACGGCTCGCTCGCGCTGGCCAGCACCACCGGCGCCGGCAACCCGCTGACCAGCGGCGAGACCCCGCTGCTCACCTGCGACGTGTGGGAGCACGCCTACTACATCGACTACCGCAACCTGCGTCCCAAGTACGTCGAGGCCTTCTGGAACCTGGTGAACTGGGAGTTCGTCTCCCAGCAGTTCGCCGGCAACACCTTCAAGGCCTGAGACACCGGACGCCCCGCCGAGCGGGGCGTCCGCGCCGCTTAGAGCGGCCGCGCTACGGCTCCACGGCCTGCCGCGGCTGCTCCTTCTTCGCCACGGGCAGGTAGCACTTGCCCTGGTACTCCGCCTGGGTGTCGAAGCAGGGCGGCTTCTTCTCCAGCGCGACCCAGCACCCACTGTTGATCTCCACCGCACCCTTGCGGGTCTCGCAGGGGGGAACGGCCTGATCGCCGAAGGGCCTGCCCGGCAGGGGGTAGGACACGAGTGGCACCCGCTCGTTCTCCAGCTTCACCGTGGACGGGGCGCTCGCGAGGAACACCCCGATGGGCTCCCCGGACGGCGCGGCCATGTCGGTGGCGGCCGGCCAGTGGCGCCAGGTCTGCACCCCCAACGCCAGCAGGGAGAGGCCCGCGAGCGCCCAGCCCGTCCGGCCCCACGCCCGCTCCGTCATGCGCAGGGTCCCGCGCGGAGGCTCCGGCGGCGGGAGCGTCTGGCCCATGAAGTGCGCCTGGGTCTGGACACTGTCCTCCACCTGCTGGCCGACCACGTGGAGCCACGTCAGCAGGTTCACCCAATCCATGGCGTGCGCGAGGTCGGGCTGGCACTCCAGCTCCAGGGACACCGAGTCCGGCCCGGGGCAGAAGTGGAGCCATCCGAGCATCGCGCGCAGGGGCTGCCACTGGACGCTGTTGTTGGGAAACAGCGTCAGGGCGGGCCTGCCGGTGACCACGTTCCATGATTCGTAGAGCCGCCCCAGTCGGGGGTCGACCTCCTCGCAGCGCCTGAGCAACCGGAACGGGCCCGGCCCGCGATCCGTCTCCGTCTTTTCCTTCGACATGTGCACCTCCCTCGCGGAGGACTCTTCCTGGACGTGACCTTTCGAGTCAAGTCCGAGAAACGAGCCTGTTGGGTCAGACGTGGGCAACCTTGGGGGTTGTGGACGGGCGCGCGGGCCTCGCGCTGAGATGACGCTCGATGACTCCTTCGAGCCCATGGTGGCAAGGCGCCCGCCGCTTCCTCGGAACCTGGGCGCTGCTGGTGCTGACCGTGTGGAGCGCCTGCGTGCCGACCCGGTCGCTCCGGCGAGCCGTCACCGCGCGCCCCACGGCCCAGGAGGCGCAACCCGCTGTGAGCGGAGCCGCCTTCCTTTGAGACTAGAGGCTCGCTTCCATTTTCCCCTTTCCCCTCTGAAAAGGAGGCATCCATCTGTCCGAGCGAGTCCATTCGCGTCCGTTCGGTTTGGCCCCCGTGGACCGCTCGCCGGGCGATGAGTCCTTGGCCCCCTGGCTGGCTTCTGGCACCAATGCCTGAGCCCATCCATAGAGATGTCCCCCACTGACTCCGCGTCTCCGGAGGAGTCGTATCCTGTAGGCTAAGTGCCTGCCTTCGCCACACAGTCTCCTTACTCTTGGACTTCAGGTGTATTTTGATGGATTTTCCCCTTCGAAGTCCCATGATCCCGACCAAACAGCCAATCGGAGCATCGTAAAATGGTAGACGAGGATAAGCTCAAAAAGCTGCGTGTAGTAATAAGTGAATCCTTGCGCGTGCAGCAGGGAGGGGCAGACCATATCGAGTACATCGACCCCTCAAACACCTTGACCGATATTGTCGCACGACAAAATCATGTTGTTTTCGGTCGGCGTGGATGCGGGAAAACCCTGCTGCTGCACCATTCAGCTCGGCTCCTCGCCACGAATACGAGGCGCGTGTATCTCAACTGCGAAGACTTCAAGACACATTCATTTCCCAATGTATTGGTCGAAATATTGACAGCGGTATTTCGTGAACTTGAAAGAAATCTCGGCGGTTGGTTCGGTCGCAAAAGGGCCGTCAGGCAACTAGTTCAAGAAATCATAGCCGAACTCAACCGCCTCAAGGCCGAAGCCGATGAAATCAACCAAAGCATTAAAGAGACTGGCGAGACAAGTCAGGAAACGGCCTCATCTGCAACTGTTGGCACCAAACTCTTCGAGAAGACCCTAGACCTCACCATATCAGACGCAGAAAAGGCCCAAATCAAAAGCGGTTTCGAGAAGTTGTACCAACGAAGCGACATGAAGCTTCAGAAGCTCAACCTCGCGATCCCTCCATTCAAGCAGAGGATCAGAGAGGTGTTCGAGAACAGCACCAAAATCAAGTCGGTCTTTATTGAGCTCGACGATTTCTACCACCTGCCTCGAGCAGCGCAGCCACACATAGCTGACTTTGTTCATCGACTGTGCAAGGACGTGCCTCTATTTTTCAAAATTGCTACACTCCGTCACTCTAGCGATCTTTACGCGGAGCGTTCTGGCCAGCCCATTGGAGTTCAGGAGCGCCACGATTTTCAGCCCATAAACGTGGACTTCACGCTCCAAGATTTTCATAGGACAGAGAAGCAACTCCGAAATATTTTTCACAAATTTGCGGAGAAAGCCGAAATCTCCCCGAAGGAATTCAACGACCAGCTCTTCAAGGGAGACGGCTTCCGGCGCCTCATTCTCGCTGGCGGAGGAGTACCTCGGGACTGTCTCTCACTTTTCCTTGAGGCCTTGGAGAACGTAAGCAATCAAGCCGATCCACGCATCGGGAAAGATGATGTGCGACAATTGTCCTTACAGAATCTCCAACATCGAATTCAAGAGATGAAACGGGATTCCGAGCACAGCGAGCAGGATGCGCTACTCCGAGCGACGTTTGTCATTCGTCAATTCTGTCTCGACAGGAAGAGCAATGTTTTTTGCATATCCGAGAAGACGTTACAGGAACGAGAAAATCTGAGGTATCTGTTCAATCGTCTCTTCGATTACCGTATCATCCACAGTCTCGACACGGCCATCACACACAAAAAGCAACTAGGCTCATTCCAGGCGTTCATGATTGACCTAGGAAGCTATGCGCATATGCGCAAACTCGACAGCAAATTCAGGGAGATCGACATCGCTGAAAAGGATGCAAAGGAAGAGATTCGAGGTGCGCCCGTTATCGAGGTTGCCGTTCTTGAAAGTTTTTGGAGGGATGCGCCCCCTGACGTTGAGCAGTCCCTCGCGCAAGAGCTAGTTGCCGCTGCGGAGTAATCTAGCGGTCGCTGAAGCAGCCGAACAAATGCATAGCAGGCAATCTGCTATGTCGGGTCATTTGGACCGCTTCGGCTGCCGTGCCCTTTCTCCACCGGACCCGAGCATCGTTGACCTGACAGCGGAAATCACGTGGCTTGAGACTGAAAGCCACAGGCTTTGAATCATTGGGCCGCATCCGATGCAGAAATGAGCATCATGGCGTCCTAGACCGCCTGACGAAGTGCGGTGACGGTGCGCGCCTCTGCCGTCCGGAGCAATCCCTTGAGTTTGGACCATGCGAACTCGTGACCGTTCACCGGCAACAGACCGGTGGCACGCCACATTTTGTGCTTAGAGAGCAGTCAGACACAACGCAATGGACCAGCATCTGCCGGGTCGGGCCGATACCGTTTTCCCGTGGATACGTATAACATCCAACTCAGCGCAAAACTGGACTTTTGACCACCTCACCGCGTCAACAGTTCAGGAACACGTCATGGCATGGCTTGAAAACGTCATCCTCGAGCACAAGGACCTCCAGAACGAGCGCGTCCAGCTCACCTCCAAGGGGGCGCTCTACTTCCTCGGACCGAAGCTCACGCTCCGCGACTGCGAGGTGGTCTTGAAGGTCAGCGGGCGAAACCTGCTCCTCCGAGGCGCCCACTTCATCGACTGCACCATCGAGGTGAAACAGGAACTCAAGAACCACCAGGACTGGGTCTCGGCCACGCTCAAGGGCTGCCGGTTCAAGGGGCGGATGTCCGGCTGTGACTTTGGCTACTCGCCCGAGTTCGTCAGCGACGCGGAGTTCGGCGTGGGCGTCATCGAGGACTGCGACTTCACCGAGGCCCGCCTGGACGACTGCCGCTTCATGGGCTGCGACCCGAGCACCCTGCGCCTGCCCAAGTGGCCCTGCTTCACCCTCCTGAACCCCCTCCAGCGCAGCCAGGAACTCGCGCGCCTGCCCTGGCCGGGCAACATCTCGTCCATCGTCATGGCGGGCCACGCCCGGGACCCCTCGGCGACCGTCGCCGTCACCTACCACGCCCCCACCCTCGCGCGGGACAGCGGCACCACCGCCGAGACCCTCCGCGCCGTGCTCGACACCTGCCCCGACGTCCTCTTCTGAGATCCCCCCGATGACTCCTTCGAGCCCATGGTGGCAGGGCGCCCGCCGCTTCCTCGGAACCTGGGCGCTGCTGCTGCTGACCGTGTGGAGCGCCTGCGTGCCGACCCAGCCCCTCCGGCGCGCCGTCCCCGAGCGCCCCACGGCCCAGGAGGTCGAGGAGGCCGAACCCGTCTGCGGCCTGGAGGAGCCCCTGCCAATAGGGCCCCAGGACTTCCGTGTCGCCTTGCGACGGCTCGGTCTGGACCGTCCGCTCCCGGGGAGCCCGCGCGAGACGGCCCGGCGATGGTTGGAGACCCCCGCCGAGCACGCCGAGCCCGCCGGAGGGCTGGAGGGCGAATGGCTCGCGGAGGTCTCCGACGGACGGGTCCTGACCCTGCTGCCCCTGGACGAGACACCCCTGACCTCCGAGGCCCAGCTCGCCCTGCGCCGCGACTACGCCCACTGGTGTCAGCGCCAGGGCGGAGGCGACTGCCTGTCCCTGCTCGACGATGGACCGGACCTGCGCGCGGATGACCGGCGCACCCTCGCGCTGGCCCTGGCCCTGGGCGGCGTCTTGGAGGAGACACGCGGCGCGCTGGAACACGAGGTGACCCACCCTCGCGCCGTCGTGTCCCTGCTCGTGTGGACCGTGGGCCTGTACGCCATGCTCTGGCTGGTGCCCGAGCCCGTGACGAAGGGCCTGGCCGCCGCGCTCTCCGTGTTGATGGTGGCCTGGCTCGGCGTGGAGACGCTGTGGCGGCTGGTGGAGGGCTGGGCGGTACTCACCCGCGACGCCCATGCCGCGACTCGCTTCTCGCAGCTGCGGGGCGCGGGCAGGGACTATGCCCGCGTCCTGGGCGAGAGCGCGGCCCGAGCCCTCCTGCTGGGCGCGGCGGCGCTCACGGGACGCACCCTTGGCGAGGTCGCCGCCCGCGTGAAGCTGCTGCCCGGAGCCGAGGCGGCGACGATGCGCTGGGGGCTCCAGACGCATCCCGGGACGGCGGGCGCGCTGGACGTCCTGGCCACGAGTGAAGCCCTCACCCGGGCCGTGGCGACGGTGGAGCTGGTCGCGGCGACGCCGGGTGGACCGCTCGCGGTGGTGCTACTCCGGCAGCGAGGCACCGGCCCCACCGCCCCCGGAAAAGGCCCGTCCGTCACCGTGGACCTGAGACACCGGGGCGGCAACCGGCAGGTCCTCCTGGGCAATGGCCAGCGCTGGCACCTGCCGCGGGACACCTCGCCCGAGGCCATTCCGAAATCCGACCCGGTTGGCGACCAGCTCCAGGCGGCAGTCTCCCGCGCGGCGAAGGAATGGGGCACTTCACAGTTCACCGACAGGGAGCGCCGCGCCATCGCGGAGGCTCAGCGACGGGGCAAATATTGGCTGGCGCGTCTCCTGGAGCGCGAGGCCCGAGGTCGTTTCGTCGAGGCTCGGGTGTACGCCCAATTTCGTGGTCGGCTCAAGTGGAACCGCCAGGGAGTCGATGTGGAAGACGTGGCCACGGGATTCAAGTACGAAATCCTCTCGGGTACACCATCGAACCTGGCGCGGCACGGTCGACGGATGACAGGCGAATTCTTCCGAATGCTCACCTTCTGAATCAACGAGCACACAGCGAGCACACACCATGGCCTGGCTGGAGAACGTCCTCATCGAGGACAAGAAGCTTCGCGGAGAGCGTCTGGAATTGACGGACAAGAACTCCCTCTACTTCCTGGGTCCGAACCTGGAGCTAAGGGAATGCACCCTCGTGCTGAAAGTCAGTGCGAGGCGCCTGCTCATCCTGGGCGCTCGCTTCATCGACTGCACCTTCGAGGTGAAGCAGGAGCTGACGAATCATCTGGCCTGGCGCAGTGCCATCCTCCAGGGTTGCCGGTTCAAGGGGCGGATGTCGGGCTGTGACTTCGGCCATTCCCCCGAGCGCGTCGGCGACGATGAGTTCGGTGTGGGCGCCATCGAGGACTGCGACTTCACCGAGGCGCGCCTGGACGGCTGCCGCTTCATGGGCTGTGACCCGAGCACCCTGCGCCTTCCCAAGTGGCCCTGCTTCACCGTCCTGGACCCCATCCCGCGCAGCCAGGAGCTCGCGCGCCTGCCCTGGCCGGGCAACATCTCGCCCATCGTCATGGAGGGAAATGCCCACTCGCCCTCGGCGACCGTCGCCGTCACCTACCACGCCCCCACCCTCGCGAAAGAGAGCGGCACCACCGTCGAGGCCCTCCGCGCCGTGCTCGACACCTGCCCCGGCGTCATCTTCTGAATCCTGTCCGGTACCCCGAGCAATCTGGCGCGGCATGGCAGACGCATGACCGAGCAGTTCTTCCGGATGCTGACCTTCTGAGTCAAGGAGCACGTCATGGCATGGCTTGAAAACGTCATCCTCGAGCACAAGGACCTCCAGAACGAGCGCGTCCAGCTCACCTCAAAGGGGGCGCTCTACTTCCTCGGGCCGAAGCTCACCCTCCGCGACTGCGAGGTGGTCTTGAAGGTCAGCGGGCGAAACCTGCTCCTCCGAGGCGCCCACTTCATCGACTGCACCATCGAGGTGAAACAGGAACTCAAGAACCATCAGGACTGGGTCTCGGCCACGCTCAAGGGCTGCCGGTTCAAGGGGCGGATGTCGGGCTGTGACTTCGGCTACTCGCCCGAGTTCGGCAGTTATGCGGAGTTCGGCGTGGGCGTCATCGAGGACTGCGACTTCACCGAGGCGCGCCTGGACGGCTGCCGCTTCATGGGCTGCGATCCGAGCACCCTGCGCTTTCCCACGTGGCCCTGCTTCACCGTGCTGGACCCCATCCCGCGCAGCCAGGAGCTCGCGCGCCTGCCCTGGCCGGGCAACATCTCGTCCATCGTCATGGCGGGCCATGTCCGGGATCCCTCGGCGACCGTCGCCGTCACCTACCACGCCCCCACCCTCGCGAAGGAGAGCGGCACCACCGCCGAGGCCCTCCGCGCCGTGCTCGACACCTGCCCCGGCGTCCTCTTCTGATCCACCCATGGCTCCAGGGAGCGCTCGCCCGCGTACAAGCCCGGCGAGCGGGCGTGGCTCCACGGGAACTGCATCGGGCCCGTGCGCGATGTTGACTGCTGGGAGTCGTCGGAAAGGAACTCCCCCCGTGGCCCCCATCCCCCAGGGATCCAGCTAGCCTGTGCCCGCTGCCCCCCCCGACATCCCCGCCCCCTTCCGTGATCACCGTCCCCCACTCCCCATCGACCGATGAGCTCACGGCCTTGCGTGAGGCCTACCTGTCCGCCCAGCTCAAGGGCAATCGCCGCGAGGCCCTGCGCCTGGTGGTGGAGGAGGGCCTGCTGCGCGGCATCCCCTTCGCCACCCTGCAATCCGAGGTCATCCGCAAGGCGCAGTGGGAGATCGGCCGCCTGTGGCAGGAGAACATCATCTCCGTGGCGCAGGAGCACATGGCCACGGCCATCTCCCAGCTCGCCCTGTCCCACCTCTACCGCTACCTGCCGCGAGACGCCCCCAACGGGCGCACGGTGGTGGTGTCGTGCGTGGAGGGCGAGCTGCACGAGCTGGGCGCGCGCATGGCGAGCGACTTCCTGGAGATGGCGGGCTTCGACGTGCGCTTCCTCGGCGCGAGTGTGCCCGTGGAGCATCTGGTGCGCGAGGTGAAGAGCGCGCCGCCGGACTTGCTGGCGCTCTCGGTGACGATGACCTTCCACCTGCCGGCGCTGCGCGAGGCGGTGGCGGCGGTGCGCGCGGTGGCGCCCCGGCTGCCCCTGCTCGTGGGGGGACTGGCCCTGGAGTGGGCGCCCGGGGTGCAGGAGGAGCTGGGCGTGCCCTTCATCGGCACGGACGCGCGGGGTCTGGTGGCCACGGCGTGCCGGCTGCTGGAGGTGCCGGAATGAACGCGCTGGCCCAGGAGGTGGCCGCGCGCACCGAGCGGCTGGCGGCGGCGTCGGTGGAGGGCCTGTACCAGGACCCCTTCTGGTTCGCCCGCTACGGCGAGGCCCGCGCGCGCCGCTTCGGCAGCGAGGACGCCGTCTTCCACGTGCGCTACCTCGTCCAGGCGCTGGAGACGCGCGACGCGGGCGTCATGGAGCGCTACGCGCGCTGGCTCCGGGGGCTGCTCGTGCCCCGGGGCATGTCCTCGCGGCACATCGCGACCCACTTCCAGGGCCTGCGCGCCGCGCTCGTGCACGAGGGCCTGACCTCGCCCCCCCAAGCGGTGGAGTACATGCGGGCCGCCGAGCAGGCGCTCCAGTGGACCGAGGGTCCCGCCCTGGCCCTGGAGCGGGCCCTGGAGGGCCTGGTGTCCCAGACCGTGCGTGAACTCACCGCACGAGGCGTCTCCCTGGCCGGTCTGGAAGAGGAAGTCCGGCTGCAATTTTCCTACCTCGCGGACTCCCTGGGCACGGGCCGGAGCGGACTGTTCGTCGACCACGTGAGGTGGTACGCCGGGTTCTGGCCGCGACGGGGACGGGGGGGCGACTACCGCACGGTGTTGCGGACCTTGGAGGCATCACTGGCCGGTGATGCGTCCCTGGCGGAACTGCCGCGGGTCACCGTGGCGATGGGGCTGACGGCCCTGGACGAGGAGCACCCGTGACGAACGCCGTTCCCACGCCCGTGTGGCATGCGCTGAGCCGCGAAGTGGCCCTGGCCTGTGCCCCCTCCGGGGAGATCCTCTGGGCGGACGAGCGCGCGGTGCGGATGTTGGAGGCCGTGCCCGGCGCGGCGCTGCGCCAGCTCGCGGCCCCGGGCCTGGAGGAGAAGGTGGAGCGGCTGCTCACGCTCGCGCGAGACGAGCGCGTGGAGGGCTGGGAGGTGGTGCTGTGCGTGGGGGGCCAGCCGCGCACCTTCGCCTTCCGGGGCATGCCCCACGAGGGCCACGTGGCGCTGGTGGGCAGCCTGGTCCCCGAGGACTACGCCGCCTCGCTGTCCCAGGTGAGCGAGACGCTCAGCGAGCTCGCGGCGCTGCACCGCGAGACGGAGCGCCAGCAGCGCGAGCTCAAGCGGCGCGCGGACGAGCTGTTGCGCCTCAACCGCGAGCTGGAGGAGTCCAACCGCGGCGTGCGCAAGCTGCACGCGGAGCTGGACGAGAAGACGGAGAGCATGATCCGCACCGCGGAGATCAAGAGCCGGGTGGTGGCCAACGTGAGCCACGAGTTCCGCACCCCGCTGCACTCCATCCTGGGCCTGGCGCGGCTCTTGCTCAACCCCGCCAACGGGACGCTGTCCGGCGAGCAGCAGAAGCAGGTGCAGTTCATCCGCAGCTCGGCCGAGGCG includes:
- a CDS encoding sensor histidine kinase yields the protein MRIRTRLLLVLIATAALPTGAVGWLTYRGAESALSEAVASQHQRTALAEAEHARAHVRTVAAELEGALVHQDPWALGPADTQEFLTRVFLRRERLALVGLLDAGGGMTASVFVDDAEAFARREPQFRRHDTVSAAEVADFRRRAVDVLARLPPGEAHAVSPPYLTATRQRPAVVVVARSPRDAGGGLAAELGLEELSARLGAGSRRGAGAERAFLLDARGRLLLDGDEAHERASADFSARLPPVVGARAPGLGTYEDGGQAWLAAYSPVPELGWVAVVARPRDEALAPLLALARGSFGVLELALLGVLVLAPLLARALARPIARLADGARALARGELTHRLPPERADELGDLARAFNDMGQELQRAHEELVRFNGQLQTQVDERTRELREAQDQLSRSQRLAAMGDLAAGMAHEMNNPLAAILGNVQLVLLDLPPAEDPHRMLTAVQQQAQRIAGIVRELQLLSERQHRGRQALDLHRVLQQALHTRDAELVRGGVRVDCQFHPGEARVLGDTQALGDVFARLLCNALNALKDRPERTLTLATRVVDTQLVRVELRDTGRGIAREHLDRIFNPFFTTKQEWTGRGLSLAVCHRVVEDHGGTLTLHSDEGVGTTVTLVLPAAPAARPLA
- a CDS encoding superoxide dismutase → MAFELPPLPYAHDALQPHISKETLEYHHDKHHNTYVVNLNGLIPGTQFEGKSLEEIIKASSGGIFNNAAQVWNHTFYWHCLSPNGGGQPTGALADAINATFGSFDKFKAEFTKISVGTFGSGWGWLVKKADGSLALASTTGAGNPLTSGETPLLTCDVWEHAYYIDYRNLRPKYVEAFWNLVNWEFVSQQFAGNTFKA
- a CDS encoding pentapeptide repeat-containing protein, whose protein sequence is MAWLENVLIEDKKLRGERLELTDKNSLYFLGPNLELRECTLVLKVSARRLLILGARFIDCTFEVKQELTNHLAWRSAILQGCRFKGRMSGCDFGHSPERVGDDEFGVGAIEDCDFTEARLDGCRFMGCDPSTLRLPKWPCFTVLDPIPRSQELARLPWPGNISPIVMEGNAHSPSATVAVTYHAPTLAKESGTTVEALRAVLDTCPGVIF
- a CDS encoding cobalamin B12-binding domain-containing protein; this translates as MREAYLSAQLKGNRREALRLVVEEGLLRGIPFATLQSEVIRKAQWEIGRLWQENIISVAQEHMATAISQLALSHLYRYLPRDAPNGRTVVVSCVEGELHELGARMASDFLEMAGFDVRFLGASVPVEHLVREVKSAPPDLLALSVTMTFHLPALREAVAAVRAVAPRLPLLVGGLALEWAPGVQEELGVPFIGTDARGLVATACRLLEVPE